The Lichenihabitans psoromatis genomic interval TTGCCGCGCGCCAAGGCGGTGGCGTAAAGACGGAGCGCCTCGGTGTGGTCGCGGTTCATGTGATCGACCGCATCGGCTTCGGCCGCGAGCAAAGGTGCGCAACCTGCAAGATCGGTCAGCACCTCGGCCCCCGTGAACCGCGCCGCCCGGGCGAAGCCGCCGTTCAGATGCACGGCCGCGAGATCGAGCGTCCAGAAACCGAAATCCGGAAAGTCGACATAGAGCGCGGCCTTTGGGTTTCTGGCGAGAAAGCGTGCGCGAGCCTGTGCACGCTCACCCTCCGGCTCGAGCCGTCGCGCGCGGCCGACGATGCTGATCCGCGGATGCGCCAGCGGATCTCCCTTGCGGGTTTGGGTCAAGAGCAGTGAGCAGCGCGGATCAGTGTCGAGATGCCCGGTATGGGCCGCCAGCCGCGAGAGAAGCAGGAGTGGCGCGCCATCGGCCGCGGTCGCGACCGTGACGAGGCTCACAAACGGCTGATGATCGGCGTCCTGCGTCGCCAGAGCACCGGCCCGGACGTCCCGAAGCAGGCGCTTGGCTTCCCCCAGCGCATCATAAGCAGCGGCCGGCGGGGATGGATTGGGCTCAGTCGCCGGTTGGTTGTCGGGCATGGACAATCGATCCGGTTCCCATCAGTGGCGTTGCGTGCCGGAGATGAATTGCGTGAACCGGGGCGACGCACCGCCGCCGAAGAGCGCTGCGGGAGCACCATCGTCGCAGACATGGCCATGATCGAAGAACACCACGCGATTGGACACATCGCGGGCGAACCCCATCTCATGCGTCACCACCAACATCGTGCGCCCTTCGTCCGCGAGGGCGCGCATCACCCGCAGCACCTCGCCGACGAGTTCGGGATCGAGGGCGGATGTGGGCTCATCGAACAGCATCACGTCCGGTCGCATCGCCAGGGCGCGCGCGATAGCGGCGCGTTGCTGCTGCCCCCCCGACAGGTGCGCTGGATAGAAATGCCGTTTGTCGGCGATGCCGACCTTGGCCAGAAGCGCCTCCGCCTCTTCGATACATTCGGCCTTCGGCCGCTTGAGAACGTGCAACGGTGCCTCGATGACGTTCTGCAGAATGGTCATATGCGACCAGAGATTGAATCCCTGGAACACCATGCCGAGGCGGGTTCGGATGCGATCGACCTGACGGCGATCCTTCGGTTCGCTGGTGCCGCCGCTCCGTTTCCGCATCACGATGGTCTCGCCCGCGACCGTCACGGCGCCGGCATCCGGCGTCTCGAGCAAATTGATGCAGCGGAGGAATGTGCTCTTGCCCGACCCGCTCGCCC includes:
- a CDS encoding HugZ family protein — protein: MPDNQPATEPNPSPPAAAYDALGEAKRLLRDVRAGALATQDADHQPFVSLVTVATAADGAPLLLLSRLAAHTGHLDTDPRCSLLLTQTRKGDPLAHPRISIVGRARRLEPEGERAQARARFLARNPKAALYVDFPDFGFWTLDLAAVHLNGGFARAARFTGAEVLTDLAGCAPLLAAEADAVDHMNRDHTEALRLYATALARGKDGAWRASGIDPEGIDLICGDMSARVVFPNRVTDPGALRAVLRDLAEAARRRL
- a CDS encoding ABC transporter ATP-binding protein, which codes for MNSTSPIALSVKDLRKSFGALEVLKGISLDAHKGDVISILGASGSGKSTFLRCINLLETPDAGAVTVAGETIVMRKRSGGTSEPKDRRQVDRIRTRLGMVFQGFNLWSHMTILQNVIEAPLHVLKRPKAECIEEAEALLAKVGIADKRHFYPAHLSGGQQQRAAIARALAMRPDVMLFDEPTSALDPELVGEVLRVMRALADEGRTMLVVTHEMGFARDVSNRVVFFDHGHVCDDGAPAALFGGGASPRFTQFISGTQRH